The following are from one region of the Magallana gigas chromosome 4, xbMagGiga1.1, whole genome shotgun sequence genome:
- the LOC105321795 gene encoding serine/threonine-protein kinase B-raf isoform X5: protein MKIPRICAIRNIRKVIQLTKDSLDELNKKFGNDQQPNPMYVEEYETLTNKIHELQVKEEDLLAKMPNEEDRSPTCSLPASTSGGGAQPNISNSIPSPKPVHGIIKAYLPNEQFSLVKIEPGKILKEGLKKSMSRRFLSPENCNVYDSTTKMPISWDIDMANLAGKDINVCEKPKRKLEGQLAITTHNIVRKTFLLLTFCDGCGKSLFQSLRCQTCGIRFHQRCSDKIQPFCYPVPDSLPYPGMFKPKLADAGFSLNKEDRFSRSRSQSAPNVNINITDTHPDHLEEKFPFATQNIEDSGNPRNYKEKRHASDGTCSKPTPKHRYGSQRNNTLPVLTTSNQSKPVPQPQPTHTGHEVKHRTVENHPREDWEINGDQIQVNKRIGSGSFGTVYRGYYHGHVAIKRLNVTAPTPQQLRAFKNEVAVLRKTRHTNILLFMGWTSKPQLAIVTQWCEGSSLYKHIHEDDIKFEMLTIMEISRQTAQGMDYLHAKCIIHRDLKSNNIFLTENLTVKIGDFGLATMKTRWSGSHQFQQPSGSILWMAPEVIRMKEANPYTNQSDVYAFGIVLYELMTQSLPYSNISNKDQILYMVGKGTLRPDLSKSRSDTPKRFKILMQDCCKYDREQRPLFPQILSVLESLERSLPKVHRSSSEPTLNLSQSEDFMYLCASPKTPINSGIHFLFTSTSGGGLN from the exons atgaaaATACCACGGATCTGTGCA ataagaAATATAAGAAAAGTTATTCAGCTTACAAAGGATTCTTTAGATgaacttaacaaaaaatttggaaatgaCCAACAACCAAATCCTATGTATGTTGAG GAATATGAAACTCTCACAAATAAAATCCATGAACTACAAGTCAAAGAGGAGGACTTGCTGGCAAAGATGCCAAACGAAGAGGACCGATCCCCCACCTGTAGCCTGCCAGCATCGACGTCGGGGGGCGGGGCTCAGCCCAACATCTCAAACTCAATACCAAGTCCTAAACCGGTCCACGGCATCATTAAGGCCTACCTACCAAATGAACAGTTCTCTCTG gtAAAGATAGAGCCAGGAAAGATTCTGAAGGAAGGTCTAAAGAAATCAATGTCCCGGAGATTTCTCTCCCCTGAAAATTGTAATGTCTATGACTCAACGACAAA GATGCCCATTTCCTGGGACATTGACATGGCTAACTTAGCCGGTAAGGACATCAATGTCTGTGAGAAGCCCAAGCGCAAGCTGGAGGGACAGTTAGCCATTACCACACACAACATA GTTAGAAAgacatttttacttttaacattctGCGACGGATGTGGAAAGTCGCTGTTCCAGAGTTTACGCTGCCAGACGTGTGGAATTCGCTTCCACCAGAGATGTAGTGACAAAATTCAACCCTTTTGTTACCCCGTCCCCGATTCCTTACCCTATCCAGGAATGTTCAAACC CAAGTTGGCGGATGCTGGGTTTTCCCTGAACAAGGAAGATCGCTTTAGTCGCAGCCGTTCACAATCGGCGCCTAACGTTAATATTAATATAACGGACACGCATCCAGACCACTTAGAG GAAAAGTTTCCATTTGCTACCCAGAATATCGAAG ATAGCGGAAATCCCCGGAATTACAAAGAAAAACGCCATGCCAGCGATGGCACTTGTAGCAAACCTACACCAAAGCATCGCTATG GATCACAAAGAAATAATACGCTACCGGTGTTAACAACTTCAAATCAGTCCAAACCAGTACCTCAGCCACAGCCGACACATACAGGTCATGAGGTCAAG CATCGGACAGTAGAGAACCATCCGCGAGAGGACTGGGAAATCAATGGTGATCAAATTCAGGTCAACAAGAGAATCGGGTCAGGGTCATTTGGGACGGTATACCGAGGGTATTACCATGGTCACGTGGCAATCAAACGCCTTAACGTCACAGCTCCAACTCCTCAACAGCTGAGGGCATTCAAGAATGAAGTGGCAGTCCTAAG GAAAACAAGACATACCAACATTCTACTGTTTATGGGGTGGACGTCAAAACCCCAGCTAGCCATAGTCACGCAGTGGTGCGAAGGCTCCAGTTTATACAAGCACATTCACGAAGACGACATCAAGTTTGAAATGTTAACAATAATGGAGATTTCTCGGCAGACGGCACAAGGAATGGA ttaTCTCCATGCAAAATGTATTATTCACAGAGATTTAAAGTCAAATA atatatttttaacGGAAAACTTAACGGTAAAAATCGGTGACTTTGGATTGGCTACGATGAAGACCAGGTGGAGTGGATCACATCAATTCCAGCAGCCCAGTGGCTCCATATTGTGGATG GCTCCAGAAGTGATACGAATGAAAGAGGCCAATCCCTACACCAACCAGTCAGATGTGTATGCTTTTGGGATAGTTTTGTATGAGTTAATGACCCAGTCACTTCCCTATAGCAACATCAGTAACAAGGACCAg ATTCTGTACATGGTGGGTAAAGGGACACTCCGGCCTGACCTCAGTAAATCTAGGTCAGACACGCCCAAAAGATTCAAAATCCTAATGCAGGACTGCTGTAAATATGACAGAGAACAGCGGCCATTGTTTCCACAG ATACTGTCAGTCTTGGAGAGCCTAGAGCGATCTCTTCCCAAGGTTCATCGGAGCTCGTCAGAGCCAACGTTGAATCTGTCGCAATCAGAAGACTTCATGTATTTGTGTGCTTCTCCCAAGACGCCCATTAACAGCGGCATTCACTTTCTGTTTACGTCAACGTCGGGTGGCGGCCTAAACTAA
- the LOC105321795 gene encoding serine/threonine-protein kinase B-raf isoform X4, which produces MLDKSREHLCSRGKMEIVENPVVINGDIPHMPSGQHSEDDIDIGKIQDEIRNIRKVIQLTKDSLDELNKKFGNDQQPNPMYVEEYETLTNKIHELQVKEEDLLAKMPNEEDRSPTCSLPASTSGGGAQPNISNSIPSPKPVHGIIKAYLPNEQFSLVKIEPGKILKEGLKKSMSRRFLSPENCNVYDSTTKMPISWDIDMANLAGKDINVCEKPKRKLEGQLAITTHNIVRKTFLLLTFCDGCGKSLFQSLRCQTCGIRFHQRCSDKIQPFCYPVPDSLPYPGMFKPLTSQVNSSPLYTSEPNLRNINTPPPHDDLREKFPFATQNIEGSQRNNTLPVLTTSNQSKPVPQPQPTHTGHEVKHRTVENHPREDWEINGDQIQVNKRIGSGSFGTVYRGYYHGHVAIKRLNVTAPTPQQLRAFKNEVAVLRKTRHTNILLFMGWTSKPQLAIVTQWCEGSSLYKHIHEDDIKFEMLTIMEISRQTAQGMDYLHAKCIIHRDLKSNNIFLTENLTVKIGDFGLATMKTRWSGSHQFQQPSGSILWMAPEVIRMKEANPYTNQSDVYAFGIVLYELMTQSLPYSNISNKDQILYMVGKGTLRPDLSKSRSDTPKRFKILMQDCCKYDREQRPLFPQILSVLESLERSLPKVHRSSSEPTLNLSQSEDFMYLCASPKTPINSGIHFLFTSTSGGGLN; this is translated from the exons ATGTTAGACAAATCACGTGAACACCTCTGTTCGAGAGGTAAAATGGAGATTGTAGAAAATCCTGTCGTTATCAATGGTGACATACCCCATATGCCTTCTGGTCAGCATAGCGAAGACGACATTGACATAGGAAAAATACAAGATGAG ataagaAATATAAGAAAAGTTATTCAGCTTACAAAGGATTCTTTAGATgaacttaacaaaaaatttggaaatgaCCAACAACCAAATCCTATGTATGTTGAG GAATATGAAACTCTCACAAATAAAATCCATGAACTACAAGTCAAAGAGGAGGACTTGCTGGCAAAGATGCCAAACGAAGAGGACCGATCCCCCACCTGTAGCCTGCCAGCATCGACGTCGGGGGGCGGGGCTCAGCCCAACATCTCAAACTCAATACCAAGTCCTAAACCGGTCCACGGCATCATTAAGGCCTACCTACCAAATGAACAGTTCTCTCTG gtAAAGATAGAGCCAGGAAAGATTCTGAAGGAAGGTCTAAAGAAATCAATGTCCCGGAGATTTCTCTCCCCTGAAAATTGTAATGTCTATGACTCAACGACAAA GATGCCCATTTCCTGGGACATTGACATGGCTAACTTAGCCGGTAAGGACATCAATGTCTGTGAGAAGCCCAAGCGCAAGCTGGAGGGACAGTTAGCCATTACCACACACAACATA GTTAGAAAgacatttttacttttaacattctGCGACGGATGTGGAAAGTCGCTGTTCCAGAGTTTACGCTGCCAGACGTGTGGAATTCGCTTCCACCAGAGATGTAGTGACAAAATTCAACCCTTTTGTTACCCCGTCCCCGATTCCTTACCCTATCCAGGAATGTTCAAACC ACTAACATCTCAAGTCAATTCATCACCGTTGTACACATCCGAACCCAATTTACGGAATATAAACACCCCTCCGCCCCACGATGATTTAAGG GAAAAGTTTCCATTTGCTACCCAGAATATCGAAG GATCACAAAGAAATAATACGCTACCGGTGTTAACAACTTCAAATCAGTCCAAACCAGTACCTCAGCCACAGCCGACACATACAGGTCATGAGGTCAAG CATCGGACAGTAGAGAACCATCCGCGAGAGGACTGGGAAATCAATGGTGATCAAATTCAGGTCAACAAGAGAATCGGGTCAGGGTCATTTGGGACGGTATACCGAGGGTATTACCATGGTCACGTGGCAATCAAACGCCTTAACGTCACAGCTCCAACTCCTCAACAGCTGAGGGCATTCAAGAATGAAGTGGCAGTCCTAAG GAAAACAAGACATACCAACATTCTACTGTTTATGGGGTGGACGTCAAAACCCCAGCTAGCCATAGTCACGCAGTGGTGCGAAGGCTCCAGTTTATACAAGCACATTCACGAAGACGACATCAAGTTTGAAATGTTAACAATAATGGAGATTTCTCGGCAGACGGCACAAGGAATGGA ttaTCTCCATGCAAAATGTATTATTCACAGAGATTTAAAGTCAAATA atatatttttaacGGAAAACTTAACGGTAAAAATCGGTGACTTTGGATTGGCTACGATGAAGACCAGGTGGAGTGGATCACATCAATTCCAGCAGCCCAGTGGCTCCATATTGTGGATG GCTCCAGAAGTGATACGAATGAAAGAGGCCAATCCCTACACCAACCAGTCAGATGTGTATGCTTTTGGGATAGTTTTGTATGAGTTAATGACCCAGTCACTTCCCTATAGCAACATCAGTAACAAGGACCAg ATTCTGTACATGGTGGGTAAAGGGACACTCCGGCCTGACCTCAGTAAATCTAGGTCAGACACGCCCAAAAGATTCAAAATCCTAATGCAGGACTGCTGTAAATATGACAGAGAACAGCGGCCATTGTTTCCACAG ATACTGTCAGTCTTGGAGAGCCTAGAGCGATCTCTTCCCAAGGTTCATCGGAGCTCGTCAGAGCCAACGTTGAATCTGTCGCAATCAGAAGACTTCATGTATTTGTGTGCTTCTCCCAAGACGCCCATTAACAGCGGCATTCACTTTCTGTTTACGTCAACGTCGGGTGGCGGCCTAAACTAA
- the LOC105321795 gene encoding serine/threonine-protein kinase B-raf isoform X2, which yields MLDKSREHLCSRGKMEIVENPVVINGDIPHMPSGQHSEDDIDIGKIQDEIRNIRKVIQLTKDSLDELNKKFGNDQQPNPMYVEEYETLTNKIHELQVKEEDLLAKMPNEEDRSPTCSLPASTSGGGAQPNISNSIPSPKPVHGIIKAYLPNEQFSLVKIEPGKILKEGLKKSMSRRFLSPENCNVYDSTTKMPISWDIDMANLAGKDINVCEKPKRKLEGQLAITTHNIVRKTFLLLTFCDGCGKSLFQSLRCQTCGIRFHQRCSDKIQPFCYPVPDSLPYPGMFKPLTSQVNSSPLYTSEPNLRNINTPPPHDDLREKFPFATQNIEDSGNPRNYKEKRHASDGTCSKPTPKHRYGSQRNNTLPVLTTSNQSKPVPQPQPTHTGHEVKHRTVENHPREDWEINGDQIQVNKRIGSGSFGTVYRGYYHGHVAIKRLNVTAPTPQQLRAFKNEVAVLRKTRHTNILLFMGWTSKPQLAIVTQWCEGSSLYKHIHEDDIKFEMLTIMEISRQTAQGMDYLHAKCIIHRDLKSNNIFLTENLTVKIGDFGLATMKTRWSGSHQFQQPSGSILWMAPEVIRMKEANPYTNQSDVYAFGIVLYELMTQSLPYSNISNKDQILYMVGKGTLRPDLSKSRSDTPKRFKILMQDCCKYDREQRPLFPQILSVLESLERSLPKVHRSSSEPTLNLSQSEDFMYLCASPKTPINSGIHFLFTSTSGGGLN from the exons ATGTTAGACAAATCACGTGAACACCTCTGTTCGAGAGGTAAAATGGAGATTGTAGAAAATCCTGTCGTTATCAATGGTGACATACCCCATATGCCTTCTGGTCAGCATAGCGAAGACGACATTGACATAGGAAAAATACAAGATGAG ataagaAATATAAGAAAAGTTATTCAGCTTACAAAGGATTCTTTAGATgaacttaacaaaaaatttggaaatgaCCAACAACCAAATCCTATGTATGTTGAG GAATATGAAACTCTCACAAATAAAATCCATGAACTACAAGTCAAAGAGGAGGACTTGCTGGCAAAGATGCCAAACGAAGAGGACCGATCCCCCACCTGTAGCCTGCCAGCATCGACGTCGGGGGGCGGGGCTCAGCCCAACATCTCAAACTCAATACCAAGTCCTAAACCGGTCCACGGCATCATTAAGGCCTACCTACCAAATGAACAGTTCTCTCTG gtAAAGATAGAGCCAGGAAAGATTCTGAAGGAAGGTCTAAAGAAATCAATGTCCCGGAGATTTCTCTCCCCTGAAAATTGTAATGTCTATGACTCAACGACAAA GATGCCCATTTCCTGGGACATTGACATGGCTAACTTAGCCGGTAAGGACATCAATGTCTGTGAGAAGCCCAAGCGCAAGCTGGAGGGACAGTTAGCCATTACCACACACAACATA GTTAGAAAgacatttttacttttaacattctGCGACGGATGTGGAAAGTCGCTGTTCCAGAGTTTACGCTGCCAGACGTGTGGAATTCGCTTCCACCAGAGATGTAGTGACAAAATTCAACCCTTTTGTTACCCCGTCCCCGATTCCTTACCCTATCCAGGAATGTTCAAACC ACTAACATCTCAAGTCAATTCATCACCGTTGTACACATCCGAACCCAATTTACGGAATATAAACACCCCTCCGCCCCACGATGATTTAAGG GAAAAGTTTCCATTTGCTACCCAGAATATCGAAG ATAGCGGAAATCCCCGGAATTACAAAGAAAAACGCCATGCCAGCGATGGCACTTGTAGCAAACCTACACCAAAGCATCGCTATG GATCACAAAGAAATAATACGCTACCGGTGTTAACAACTTCAAATCAGTCCAAACCAGTACCTCAGCCACAGCCGACACATACAGGTCATGAGGTCAAG CATCGGACAGTAGAGAACCATCCGCGAGAGGACTGGGAAATCAATGGTGATCAAATTCAGGTCAACAAGAGAATCGGGTCAGGGTCATTTGGGACGGTATACCGAGGGTATTACCATGGTCACGTGGCAATCAAACGCCTTAACGTCACAGCTCCAACTCCTCAACAGCTGAGGGCATTCAAGAATGAAGTGGCAGTCCTAAG GAAAACAAGACATACCAACATTCTACTGTTTATGGGGTGGACGTCAAAACCCCAGCTAGCCATAGTCACGCAGTGGTGCGAAGGCTCCAGTTTATACAAGCACATTCACGAAGACGACATCAAGTTTGAAATGTTAACAATAATGGAGATTTCTCGGCAGACGGCACAAGGAATGGA ttaTCTCCATGCAAAATGTATTATTCACAGAGATTTAAAGTCAAATA atatatttttaacGGAAAACTTAACGGTAAAAATCGGTGACTTTGGATTGGCTACGATGAAGACCAGGTGGAGTGGATCACATCAATTCCAGCAGCCCAGTGGCTCCATATTGTGGATG GCTCCAGAAGTGATACGAATGAAAGAGGCCAATCCCTACACCAACCAGTCAGATGTGTATGCTTTTGGGATAGTTTTGTATGAGTTAATGACCCAGTCACTTCCCTATAGCAACATCAGTAACAAGGACCAg ATTCTGTACATGGTGGGTAAAGGGACACTCCGGCCTGACCTCAGTAAATCTAGGTCAGACACGCCCAAAAGATTCAAAATCCTAATGCAGGACTGCTGTAAATATGACAGAGAACAGCGGCCATTGTTTCCACAG ATACTGTCAGTCTTGGAGAGCCTAGAGCGATCTCTTCCCAAGGTTCATCGGAGCTCGTCAGAGCCAACGTTGAATCTGTCGCAATCAGAAGACTTCATGTATTTGTGTGCTTCTCCCAAGACGCCCATTAACAGCGGCATTCACTTTCTGTTTACGTCAACGTCGGGTGGCGGCCTAAACTAA
- the LOC105321795 gene encoding serine/threonine-protein kinase B-raf isoform X1 has protein sequence MLDKSREHLCSRGKMEIVENPVVINGDIPHMPSGQHSEDDIDIGKIQDEIRNIRKVIQLTKDSLDELNKKFGNDQQPNPMYVEEYETLTNKIHELQVKEEDLLAKMPNEEDRSPTCSLPASTSGGGAQPNISNSIPSPKPVHGIIKAYLPNEQFSLVKIEPGKILKEGLKKSMSRRFLSPENCNVYDSTTKMPISWDIDMANLAGKDINVCEKPKRKLEGQLAITTHNIVRKTFLLLTFCDGCGKSLFQSLRCQTCGIRFHQRCSDKIQPFCYPVPDSLPYPGMFKPKLADAGFSLNKEDRFSRSRSQSAPNVNINITDTHPDHLEEKFPFATQNIEDSGNPRNYKEKRHASDGTCSKPTPKHRYGSQRNNTLPVLTTSNQSKPVPQPQPTHTGHEVKHRTVENHPREDWEINGDQIQVNKRIGSGSFGTVYRGYYHGHVAIKRLNVTAPTPQQLRAFKNEVAVLRKTRHTNILLFMGWTSKPQLAIVTQWCEGSSLYKHIHEDDIKFEMLTIMEISRQTAQGMDYLHAKCIIHRDLKSNNIFLTENLTVKIGDFGLATMKTRWSGSHQFQQPSGSILWMAPEVIRMKEANPYTNQSDVYAFGIVLYELMTQSLPYSNISNKDQILYMVGKGTLRPDLSKSRSDTPKRFKILMQDCCKYDREQRPLFPQILSVLESLERSLPKVHRSSSEPTLNLSQSEDFMYLCASPKTPINSGIHFLFTSTSGGGLN, from the exons ATGTTAGACAAATCACGTGAACACCTCTGTTCGAGAGGTAAAATGGAGATTGTAGAAAATCCTGTCGTTATCAATGGTGACATACCCCATATGCCTTCTGGTCAGCATAGCGAAGACGACATTGACATAGGAAAAATACAAGATGAG ataagaAATATAAGAAAAGTTATTCAGCTTACAAAGGATTCTTTAGATgaacttaacaaaaaatttggaaatgaCCAACAACCAAATCCTATGTATGTTGAG GAATATGAAACTCTCACAAATAAAATCCATGAACTACAAGTCAAAGAGGAGGACTTGCTGGCAAAGATGCCAAACGAAGAGGACCGATCCCCCACCTGTAGCCTGCCAGCATCGACGTCGGGGGGCGGGGCTCAGCCCAACATCTCAAACTCAATACCAAGTCCTAAACCGGTCCACGGCATCATTAAGGCCTACCTACCAAATGAACAGTTCTCTCTG gtAAAGATAGAGCCAGGAAAGATTCTGAAGGAAGGTCTAAAGAAATCAATGTCCCGGAGATTTCTCTCCCCTGAAAATTGTAATGTCTATGACTCAACGACAAA GATGCCCATTTCCTGGGACATTGACATGGCTAACTTAGCCGGTAAGGACATCAATGTCTGTGAGAAGCCCAAGCGCAAGCTGGAGGGACAGTTAGCCATTACCACACACAACATA GTTAGAAAgacatttttacttttaacattctGCGACGGATGTGGAAAGTCGCTGTTCCAGAGTTTACGCTGCCAGACGTGTGGAATTCGCTTCCACCAGAGATGTAGTGACAAAATTCAACCCTTTTGTTACCCCGTCCCCGATTCCTTACCCTATCCAGGAATGTTCAAACC CAAGTTGGCGGATGCTGGGTTTTCCCTGAACAAGGAAGATCGCTTTAGTCGCAGCCGTTCACAATCGGCGCCTAACGTTAATATTAATATAACGGACACGCATCCAGACCACTTAGAG GAAAAGTTTCCATTTGCTACCCAGAATATCGAAG ATAGCGGAAATCCCCGGAATTACAAAGAAAAACGCCATGCCAGCGATGGCACTTGTAGCAAACCTACACCAAAGCATCGCTATG GATCACAAAGAAATAATACGCTACCGGTGTTAACAACTTCAAATCAGTCCAAACCAGTACCTCAGCCACAGCCGACACATACAGGTCATGAGGTCAAG CATCGGACAGTAGAGAACCATCCGCGAGAGGACTGGGAAATCAATGGTGATCAAATTCAGGTCAACAAGAGAATCGGGTCAGGGTCATTTGGGACGGTATACCGAGGGTATTACCATGGTCACGTGGCAATCAAACGCCTTAACGTCACAGCTCCAACTCCTCAACAGCTGAGGGCATTCAAGAATGAAGTGGCAGTCCTAAG GAAAACAAGACATACCAACATTCTACTGTTTATGGGGTGGACGTCAAAACCCCAGCTAGCCATAGTCACGCAGTGGTGCGAAGGCTCCAGTTTATACAAGCACATTCACGAAGACGACATCAAGTTTGAAATGTTAACAATAATGGAGATTTCTCGGCAGACGGCACAAGGAATGGA ttaTCTCCATGCAAAATGTATTATTCACAGAGATTTAAAGTCAAATA atatatttttaacGGAAAACTTAACGGTAAAAATCGGTGACTTTGGATTGGCTACGATGAAGACCAGGTGGAGTGGATCACATCAATTCCAGCAGCCCAGTGGCTCCATATTGTGGATG GCTCCAGAAGTGATACGAATGAAAGAGGCCAATCCCTACACCAACCAGTCAGATGTGTATGCTTTTGGGATAGTTTTGTATGAGTTAATGACCCAGTCACTTCCCTATAGCAACATCAGTAACAAGGACCAg ATTCTGTACATGGTGGGTAAAGGGACACTCCGGCCTGACCTCAGTAAATCTAGGTCAGACACGCCCAAAAGATTCAAAATCCTAATGCAGGACTGCTGTAAATATGACAGAGAACAGCGGCCATTGTTTCCACAG ATACTGTCAGTCTTGGAGAGCCTAGAGCGATCTCTTCCCAAGGTTCATCGGAGCTCGTCAGAGCCAACGTTGAATCTGTCGCAATCAGAAGACTTCATGTATTTGTGTGCTTCTCCCAAGACGCCCATTAACAGCGGCATTCACTTTCTGTTTACGTCAACGTCGGGTGGCGGCCTAAACTAA
- the LOC105321795 gene encoding serine/threonine-protein kinase B-raf isoform X3, whose product MLDKSREHLCSRGKMEIVENPVVINGDIPHMPSGQHSEDDIDIGKIQDEIRNIRKVIQLTKDSLDELNKKFGNDQQPNPMYVEEYETLTNKIHELQVKEEDLLAKMPNEEDRSPTCSLPASTSGGGAQPNISNSIPSPKPVHGIIKAYLPNEQFSLVKIEPGKILKEGLKKSMSRRFLSPENCNVYDSTTKMPISWDIDMANLAGKDINVCEKPKRKLEGQLAITTHNIVRKTFLLLTFCDGCGKSLFQSLRCQTCGIRFHQRCSDKIQPFCYPVPDSLPYPGMFKPKLADAGFSLNKEDRFSRSRSQSAPNVNINITDTHPDHLEEKFPFATQNIEGSQRNNTLPVLTTSNQSKPVPQPQPTHTGHEVKHRTVENHPREDWEINGDQIQVNKRIGSGSFGTVYRGYYHGHVAIKRLNVTAPTPQQLRAFKNEVAVLRKTRHTNILLFMGWTSKPQLAIVTQWCEGSSLYKHIHEDDIKFEMLTIMEISRQTAQGMDYLHAKCIIHRDLKSNNIFLTENLTVKIGDFGLATMKTRWSGSHQFQQPSGSILWMAPEVIRMKEANPYTNQSDVYAFGIVLYELMTQSLPYSNISNKDQILYMVGKGTLRPDLSKSRSDTPKRFKILMQDCCKYDREQRPLFPQILSVLESLERSLPKVHRSSSEPTLNLSQSEDFMYLCASPKTPINSGIHFLFTSTSGGGLN is encoded by the exons ATGTTAGACAAATCACGTGAACACCTCTGTTCGAGAGGTAAAATGGAGATTGTAGAAAATCCTGTCGTTATCAATGGTGACATACCCCATATGCCTTCTGGTCAGCATAGCGAAGACGACATTGACATAGGAAAAATACAAGATGAG ataagaAATATAAGAAAAGTTATTCAGCTTACAAAGGATTCTTTAGATgaacttaacaaaaaatttggaaatgaCCAACAACCAAATCCTATGTATGTTGAG GAATATGAAACTCTCACAAATAAAATCCATGAACTACAAGTCAAAGAGGAGGACTTGCTGGCAAAGATGCCAAACGAAGAGGACCGATCCCCCACCTGTAGCCTGCCAGCATCGACGTCGGGGGGCGGGGCTCAGCCCAACATCTCAAACTCAATACCAAGTCCTAAACCGGTCCACGGCATCATTAAGGCCTACCTACCAAATGAACAGTTCTCTCTG gtAAAGATAGAGCCAGGAAAGATTCTGAAGGAAGGTCTAAAGAAATCAATGTCCCGGAGATTTCTCTCCCCTGAAAATTGTAATGTCTATGACTCAACGACAAA GATGCCCATTTCCTGGGACATTGACATGGCTAACTTAGCCGGTAAGGACATCAATGTCTGTGAGAAGCCCAAGCGCAAGCTGGAGGGACAGTTAGCCATTACCACACACAACATA GTTAGAAAgacatttttacttttaacattctGCGACGGATGTGGAAAGTCGCTGTTCCAGAGTTTACGCTGCCAGACGTGTGGAATTCGCTTCCACCAGAGATGTAGTGACAAAATTCAACCCTTTTGTTACCCCGTCCCCGATTCCTTACCCTATCCAGGAATGTTCAAACC CAAGTTGGCGGATGCTGGGTTTTCCCTGAACAAGGAAGATCGCTTTAGTCGCAGCCGTTCACAATCGGCGCCTAACGTTAATATTAATATAACGGACACGCATCCAGACCACTTAGAG GAAAAGTTTCCATTTGCTACCCAGAATATCGAAG GATCACAAAGAAATAATACGCTACCGGTGTTAACAACTTCAAATCAGTCCAAACCAGTACCTCAGCCACAGCCGACACATACAGGTCATGAGGTCAAG CATCGGACAGTAGAGAACCATCCGCGAGAGGACTGGGAAATCAATGGTGATCAAATTCAGGTCAACAAGAGAATCGGGTCAGGGTCATTTGGGACGGTATACCGAGGGTATTACCATGGTCACGTGGCAATCAAACGCCTTAACGTCACAGCTCCAACTCCTCAACAGCTGAGGGCATTCAAGAATGAAGTGGCAGTCCTAAG GAAAACAAGACATACCAACATTCTACTGTTTATGGGGTGGACGTCAAAACCCCAGCTAGCCATAGTCACGCAGTGGTGCGAAGGCTCCAGTTTATACAAGCACATTCACGAAGACGACATCAAGTTTGAAATGTTAACAATAATGGAGATTTCTCGGCAGACGGCACAAGGAATGGA ttaTCTCCATGCAAAATGTATTATTCACAGAGATTTAAAGTCAAATA atatatttttaacGGAAAACTTAACGGTAAAAATCGGTGACTTTGGATTGGCTACGATGAAGACCAGGTGGAGTGGATCACATCAATTCCAGCAGCCCAGTGGCTCCATATTGTGGATG GCTCCAGAAGTGATACGAATGAAAGAGGCCAATCCCTACACCAACCAGTCAGATGTGTATGCTTTTGGGATAGTTTTGTATGAGTTAATGACCCAGTCACTTCCCTATAGCAACATCAGTAACAAGGACCAg ATTCTGTACATGGTGGGTAAAGGGACACTCCGGCCTGACCTCAGTAAATCTAGGTCAGACACGCCCAAAAGATTCAAAATCCTAATGCAGGACTGCTGTAAATATGACAGAGAACAGCGGCCATTGTTTCCACAG ATACTGTCAGTCTTGGAGAGCCTAGAGCGATCTCTTCCCAAGGTTCATCGGAGCTCGTCAGAGCCAACGTTGAATCTGTCGCAATCAGAAGACTTCATGTATTTGTGTGCTTCTCCCAAGACGCCCATTAACAGCGGCATTCACTTTCTGTTTACGTCAACGTCGGGTGGCGGCCTAAACTAA